In one Lachnospiraceae bacterium GAM79 genomic region, the following are encoded:
- a CDS encoding gamma-glutamylcyclotransferase has translation MSYYIAYGSNLNKEQMKYRCPTAHVVGNGYLMDYELVFRMYATIEKASGEKVPITVWSIDSECEKSLDRYEGYPRLYSKETLPVTINGEMYNAMAYIMNANIRSYQKPTESYYRIVVQGYVDMGLELEYLDRGILRTEDALQINSEMR, from the coding sequence ATGAGTTATTATATTGCGTATGGAAGTAATCTGAACAAGGAACAGATGAAGTACCGCTGCCCCACTGCACATGTAGTGGGGAACGGATATCTTATGGACTATGAGCTTGTTTTTCGTATGTATGCGACTATTGAGAAAGCAAGCGGAGAAAAGGTTCCTATAACTGTATGGAGTATAGACAGTGAGTGTGAAAAGAGTCTGGACCGTTATGAGGGATATCCGAGACTTTATAGTAAAGAGACACTTCCAGTTACCATAAATGGTGAAATGTACAATGCGATGGCCTATATCATGAATGCGAATATTAGATCATATCAGAAACCTACGGAGTCGTACTATAGGATAGTTGTTCAGGGGTACGTGGATATGGGATTAGAACTGGAATATCTTGACAGGGGAATACTCCGGACGGAAGATGCGTTGCAGATAAATTCGGAAATGAGGTGA
- a CDS encoding AAA family ATPase has protein sequence MSGNIIPIDKKRFERNNAMTFEETLYDVTTNMDERAFYLMNHTSLDNGCEPLGEIVRLINIIVTSDGMAALEVEAAGKRWSVVTNRKPEYFDGYAGKTVYISGLKSICKDENEEKWYICSCNDVTDMEESLVKTDKISKEEKVKFQRSVEKFTPEIQKDLGNKKLALADKNAEEEKKSEVTIYKEQEELDALYNILKKVMPLEFRNVYETIRCRLDKNCSSSEKRNYLKQMGDILDIDWVRDADYKYIDIDTLRKKIEKEHIGHRKQLEEIYTEFEAANISGIAPKTICLIGHPDVGLNHLAEVIAGSIGRGHTVINLAGIQMKETDSLTGTSKIYDNARAGLVYEHIKEAGVRGVFVIEDFELYESGIRNTLLPIIEKTSFVDKFVEVEIGLANMFVIVTCSDIKDIPMSLRANMTTIYFQDAEESEIIETINKIIVPKYCREYGIDFPKKIPAKSCRILIYKLANMDMNKLDNVIRTIVVKTVTKGETAFPDFSVQKIDNYYYTEEDYKKLHDTYVRNITGAEHKFFVCYDEYEECVQKKAIKLFEILNWGNDESQKEYARDVVHYLANIFKGDTAPLAIGSIVDELNKTHYLQNDLGERIETAVLSKKLEKNTGRMTVIGLKGRAGTGKTSTAKAIARATGRNCIKINVGGAGGGEIIKGTNKTVRNAGPSMIIRELEKSGHGSYSDVIILDEVDKATPDFFNALYEFLDPNEEYIYDQYLECQIPKNNFIVILTFNDITCIPSPIIDRMEVVEYSNYSIQDKKIIITDYILPKLREKFSIGELSITGDALELYVNQYDVLPGMRDAERDLEYILMRIARNNNGEFDDCVVISKELLREALGQERTVGMNDVPPLAVGKCGLAQALAVTTSGIGVCTAVETVVNPYQDKKVVVTGLLEGSCLESVTLACCYAGRYMEKELPKLHIHMTDAVKKDGPSAGLTITMSILSCLLERPIPDGIAFTGAIDLYGNIGPVGGTFEKCIAAERSLIKKVIVPSECYKSLVDRNELCRLSVELVPVDTMADVTKYVWSEEVQR, from the coding sequence ATGAGCGGAAATATAATACCAATTGATAAGAAAAGGTTTGAGAGAAATAACGCAATGACGTTTGAAGAAACATTATATGATGTAACAACAAATATGGATGAAAGAGCTTTTTACTTGATGAATCATACCAGCCTTGATAATGGGTGTGAACCATTAGGCGAGATTGTCAGACTTATCAATATTATAGTTACATCCGATGGTATGGCTGCTTTGGAAGTTGAGGCTGCTGGTAAGAGATGGTCGGTTGTAACTAATCGTAAACCAGAATACTTCGATGGATATGCTGGCAAGACAGTGTATATTTCAGGTCTCAAATCTATATGCAAAGATGAAAATGAAGAGAAATGGTACATTTGTTCCTGTAATGATGTGACTGACATGGAAGAAAGTCTTGTAAAGACCGACAAAATCTCGAAAGAAGAGAAGGTGAAGTTTCAGAGAAGTGTTGAGAAGTTTACTCCCGAAATACAGAAAGATCTGGGAAATAAAAAACTGGCACTAGCAGATAAAAATGCTGAAGAAGAGAAAAAGTCTGAAGTGACGATATACAAAGAGCAGGAAGAATTGGACGCACTATATAACATACTCAAAAAAGTTATGCCACTGGAGTTTCGTAATGTTTATGAAACAATAAGATGCAGACTTGATAAAAACTGCTCATCATCAGAAAAACGTAATTACCTGAAACAGATGGGGGACATATTGGACATCGACTGGGTTCGTGATGCAGATTACAAATACATAGATATAGATACTTTAAGGAAAAAGATAGAGAAGGAACATATTGGTCATCGTAAGCAGCTTGAAGAGATATATACAGAATTTGAAGCTGCTAACATATCTGGTATAGCTCCTAAAACAATATGTCTGATTGGGCATCCTGATGTAGGACTCAATCATCTTGCTGAAGTGATTGCCGGTTCTATAGGGCGGGGACATACAGTGATAAATCTGGCGGGTATACAGATGAAGGAGACCGATTCTCTTACTGGTACATCAAAGATATATGATAATGCACGGGCTGGTCTGGTATATGAGCATATCAAGGAAGCGGGAGTGAGAGGAGTCTTTGTTATAGAAGATTTTGAGCTCTATGAATCTGGAATCAGAAATACGCTCCTTCCAATAATAGAGAAAACTTCGTTTGTTGATAAGTTTGTTGAGGTGGAAATAGGCCTTGCGAATATGTTCGTGATCGTTACATGCAGTGACATCAAGGATATTCCGATGTCGTTAAGAGCCAACATGACTACGATATATTTTCAGGATGCGGAAGAGTCAGAGATCATTGAGACAATCAACAAGATTATCGTGCCGAAGTATTGCAGGGAATATGGTATTGATTTCCCGAAGAAGATTCCGGCAAAAAGCTGCAGAATACTTATATACAAGCTTGCGAACATGGATATGAATAAGCTTGACAATGTAATCCGCACCATAGTTGTCAAGACGGTGACAAAAGGAGAGACAGCCTTCCCGGATTTTTCAGTACAGAAAATCGATAATTATTATTATACAGAAGAAGATTATAAGAAACTTCATGATACTTATGTACGGAACATCACTGGTGCAGAGCACAAGTTCTTTGTCTGTTATGATGAGTATGAGGAGTGTGTACAGAAAAAGGCAATCAAGCTGTTTGAGATCCTTAACTGGGGAAATGATGAGAGCCAGAAGGAGTATGCTAGAGACGTGGTACATTATCTGGCAAATATCTTTAAAGGAGATACAGCACCCCTGGCTATCGGCTCAATAGTTGATGAACTGAATAAGACTCATTATCTTCAGAATGATCTTGGGGAGAGAATTGAAACCGCGGTTTTGTCAAAGAAATTGGAAAAAAATACAGGCAGGATGACCGTTATCGGTTTAAAGGGCAGAGCTGGAACAGGTAAAACCAGTACAGCAAAGGCGATAGCCAGAGCAACAGGAAGAAACTGTATTAAGATCAATGTAGGAGGTGCTGGAGGAGGCGAGATCATAAAGGGAACGAATAAAACAGTTCGTAATGCCGGACCTTCTATGATCATTCGGGAACTTGAAAAAAGTGGTCATGGAAGTTATTCAGATGTGATCATCTTAGATGAGGTAGATAAAGCTACACCGGATTTCTTTAATGCCTTATATGAATTTCTTGATCCGAATGAAGAGTATATATATGACCAGTACCTTGAGTGCCAGATCCCGAAAAATAACTTTATTGTTATTCTTACATTTAACGATATTACCTGTATCCCTTCACCAATCATAGATCGTATGGAGGTTGTTGAATATAGTAACTATTCAATTCAGGATAAGAAGATAATCATAACTGATTATATTCTGCCGAAGTTAAGGGAGAAGTTCTCGATTGGTGAACTGTCTATAACCGGTGACGCATTGGAACTGTATGTGAATCAGTATGATGTTCTTCCCGGTATGCGTGATGCGGAGAGAGATCTCGAATACATCCTTATGAGAATTGCAAGAAACAATAATGGTGAATTTGACGATTGTGTGGTCATTAGTAAGGAGCTTTTACGCGAGGCTCTGGGGCAGGAGAGAACAGTAGGGATGAATGATGTGCCGCCACTTGCAGTGGGAAAATGCGGATTAGCACAGGCTCTCGCTGTTACAACAAGTGGTATTGGTGTATGCACGGCAGTGGAAACAGTTGTTAATCCTTATCAGGATAAGAAAGTTGTTGTAACGGGTTTATTAGAAGGCTCCTGTCTGGAATCGGTAACACTTGCGTGTTGTTATGCTGGAAGATATATGGAGAAAGAGCTGCCCAAGCTGCATATTCATATGACGGATGCTGTAAAGAAGGATGGTCCTTCAGCAGGCTTAACAATAACGATGTCTATCCTTTCATGTCTGTTAGAAAGGCCGATTCCTGACGGTATAGCCTTTACCGGAGCTATTGATCTTTATGGAAATATAGGACCGGTAGGTGGAACATTTGAAAAGTGTATTGCTGCAGAACGATCATTGATAAAAAAAGTTATTGTTCCATCCGAGTGTTACAAAAGTCTTGTAGACAGAAACGAGCTTTGCAGGTTAAGTGTAGAGCTAGTTCCGGTAGATACGATGGCAGATGTAACTAAATATGTATGGAGCGAGGAGGTGCAGAGATGA
- a CDS encoding metallophosphoesterase translates to MKQNWFLLGDIHGEAAAIEYFYNHHRERLKLDDCQNNIILLGDVGLNYSITGLADFYYKTSLSKLPFTYICLRGNHESRVSDVIKRNPSRWNPIEKYGGLVYVENDFPNIEYLVDGPAIYEFADYKTLSLPGAYSVDKWLRLANGWQWFADEQLSEEEMQYGRMLVNHEKSVDLVISHTCPIEFEPNDLFLGSIDQSQVDKTMELYLGEIENQLDYRRWAWGHYHADRLYPWKDGKEKLMLFNEHVVDLCKFMEMGKADYFVDILA, encoded by the coding sequence GTGAAACAAAATTGGTTTTTACTAGGAGATATCCATGGCGAAGCTGCAGCCATAGAGTATTTTTATAATCATCATAGAGAAAGACTAAAGTTGGATGATTGCCAGAATAATATCATATTGTTAGGAGATGTTGGATTAAACTATTCAATAACAGGATTGGCGGATTTTTATTACAAGACATCACTATCAAAGCTGCCATTTACATATATTTGTTTGCGAGGAAATCATGAATCTAGAGTCAGTGATGTGATTAAGCGCAATCCATCGAGATGGAATCCGATAGAAAAATATGGCGGATTGGTTTATGTTGAAAATGATTTTCCGAATATCGAATATCTTGTGGATGGTCCGGCTATTTATGAATTTGCAGATTACAAGACATTGTCTTTGCCAGGAGCATACTCTGTTGACAAATGGCTCAGATTGGCAAATGGGTGGCAGTGGTTTGCTGATGAGCAGCTATCGGAAGAAGAAATGCAGTATGGAAGAATGCTGGTTAATCATGAAAAATCAGTGGATTTGGTTATTTCGCATACATGTCCTATAGAATTTGAACCGAATGACTTGTTCCTTGGCTCAATTGATCAATCTCAGGTAGATAAGACCATGGAATTGTATTTGGGTGAAATTGAAAACCAGTTGGATTATCGTAGATGGGCCTGGGGACATTATCATGCGGACAGATTGTATCCATGGAAAGATGGTAAGGAAAAACTTATGCTTTTTAATGAACATGTTGTGGATCTGTGTAAGTTCATGGAGATGGGGAAAGCAGATTATTTTGTGGATATATTGGCATAA
- a CDS encoding metallophosphoesterase, whose product MLYLISDIHGNLLEFKQILKKIEFDGEKDNLIIMGDILDRGPDGIALLRYVKPYILDNSMELLLGNHELFAVMYLNGVLGKKNTDKVLDERTWTAFGGGDTLKSIKNMTAFEKKNLLSFLEHLPIYSEISSRYLGNVIVTHTGIDCNNYVMNADGTINVKSSIKKAFENNIYSYMVGMDLHQVPKKDKERFDQFIIVGHVPCFRLNKDMSNKFYRTDYYMDIDAGAGHMEQGGTLGCYCVTTDEEIYL is encoded by the coding sequence ATGCTATATTTAATATCAGATATTCATGGTAATTTGTTAGAATTTAAGCAAATTTTGAAGAAGATAGAATTTGATGGAGAAAAAGATAATTTAATAATTATGGGAGATATTTTGGATCGAGGGCCGGATGGGATTGCTCTGTTGAGATATGTCAAACCATATATTTTAGATAACTCGATGGAATTGCTGCTTGGTAATCATGAGTTATTTGCCGTTATGTATCTAAACGGTGTTCTTGGCAAAAAGAATACAGATAAGGTTCTTGATGAGAGAACATGGACGGCCTTTGGAGGTGGAGACACGTTAAAGTCGATTAAAAACATGACAGCCTTTGAGAAGAAAAATTTATTATCCTTTTTGGAGCACTTGCCTATTTACTCGGAAATTAGCTCCCGATATCTAGGAAATGTAATCGTTACGCATACTGGTATTGATTGTAATAATTATGTAATGAACGCAGATGGAACAATTAATGTTAAGAGTAGTATAAAAAAGGCTTTTGAAAATAATATTTACAGTTATATGGTTGGTATGGACTTACATCAAGTCCCCAAGAAAGATAAAGAACGGTTTGATCAATTTATTATTGTGGGACATGTTCCTTGTTTCAGATTAAATAAAGATATGAGTAATAAGTTCTACAGAACAGATTACTATATGGATATTGACGCCGGAGCTGGACACATGGAACAAGGGGGAACATTGGGCTGTTATTGCGTTACTACTGATGAGGAGATATATCTTTAG
- a CDS encoding RNA-binding protein, whose product MLHEMRLKPDPFEGIEAGKKKIEFRLCDEKRRLIKPGDKILFTNTDTGQNILTYVVDIHKADSFVQLKEVLVKKNLIEENDFEPSTMLKYYSSEEEKEYGVVGVEIALLSD is encoded by the coding sequence ATGCTTCATGAAATGAGATTAAAACCAGATCCGTTCGAGGGAATAGAAGCCGGCAAGAAGAAAATTGAGTTCAGACTCTGTGATGAAAAGAGACGGCTTATCAAACCCGGAGATAAGATATTATTTACAAATACAGATACCGGACAAAACATATTGACCTATGTTGTGGATATTCATAAAGCGGATTCTTTTGTGCAATTAAAAGAAGTGCTTGTTAAAAAGAATCTGATTGAAGAAAATGATTTTGAGCCTTCAACAATGTTAAAATATTATAGCAGTGAGGAGGAGAAGGAGTATGGAGTGGTTGGAGTTGAGATTGCATTGCTGAGTGATTAA
- a CDS encoding macro domain-containing protein, whose protein sequence is MKGNGKVKFLDKIYIIDIDEKMIDSLMKYFQWETNVELCCCDIESFLKDHIEKIDGVTSAANSFGIMDGGLDKALVDFFGEQLQSNVQRVIQKEFLGEQPVGTCLTIDIPGYNKKILHTPTMRIPQPILDPQIIYTATRSTLVEAIKNQIFTITLPAFGHLTGNVKSEIVAQYMRMAYDDVKKTLQENSSINTWEFVYENKNIDGVLFKSYLLGNSPHNKQ, encoded by the coding sequence GTGAAAGGAAATGGGAAAGTGAAGTTCCTGGACAAAATATATATAATAGATATTGATGAAAAAATGATAGATAGCTTGATGAAGTATTTTCAATGGGAGACTAATGTTGAACTTTGTTGTTGCGATATAGAGAGCTTTCTGAAAGATCATATAGAAAAAATAGACGGAGTGACAAGTGCGGCAAATTCATTTGGAATAATGGATGGAGGGCTTGATAAGGCACTGGTTGATTTCTTTGGCGAACAATTACAGTCAAATGTGCAAAGGGTAATTCAGAAAGAATTTCTTGGCGAACAACCAGTAGGAACATGTTTAACTATAGATATACCGGGGTATAACAAAAAAATACTACATACACCAACGATGAGGATTCCCCAACCGATTTTAGATCCGCAAATTATATATACGGCAACTCGCAGTACACTTGTTGAAGCGATAAAAAACCAGATTTTTACAATAACGTTGCCTGCGTTTGGACATCTAACGGGTAATGTTAAATCGGAAATTGTAGCACAGTATATGAGAATGGCTTATGATGATGTAAAAAAAACACTTCAAGAGAACTCTTCTATAAATACGTGGGAGTTTGTATACGAAAATAAAAATATAGATGGGGTTTTATTTAAAAGCTATTTATTAGGTAACTCTCCCCATAATAAACAGTAA
- a CDS encoding helix-turn-helix domain-containing protein, which produces MAVVNNLKEIRESRGIIQDDLAAATGFCTRTISRIERGKCTPSAEFMLRISAYFNLLVEDVFHIE; this is translated from the coding sequence ATGGCAGTTGTCAACAACTTAAAAGAAATCCGTGAAAGCCGTGGCATCATTCAGGATGATCTTGCAGCTGCAACAGGCTTCTGTACCAGAACCATCAGCCGTATTGAACGTGGAAAGTGCACTCCATCCGCTGAGTTTATGCTTCGGATATCCGCATACTTCAACCTGCTGGTTGAGGATGTATTTCATATAGAATAG
- a CDS encoding S24 family peptidase gives MHASGKYEKHVCQIIPFRRAITVYENAVSAGTGNFLEDGPSRTLNIDEALLPENTSFGVKISGDSMEPEFHDGDIAWVVKQETVENGEIGIFSLNGDAYIKKLREDKEGIFLVSLNKKYAPIRVSENDRFDVFGKVVETGSATDLSI, from the coding sequence TTGCATGCCTCTGGCAAATACGAAAAGCACGTATGTCAGATCATTCCTTTTCGCAGAGCCATCACGGTATACGAAAATGCAGTATCTGCTGGTACTGGAAACTTCCTTGAAGATGGTCCAAGCAGGACTCTTAACATAGATGAAGCTCTGCTGCCTGAAAACACTTCTTTCGGTGTAAAGATCAGTGGTGACAGTATGGAACCAGAGTTCCATGATGGAGACATTGCATGGGTAGTCAAACAGGAAACTGTTGAAAATGGTGAAATCGGCATTTTCTCCCTGAATGGAGATGCCTATATCAAGAAACTACGAGAAGACAAGGAGGGTATCTTCCTTGTATCACTAAATAAAAAATATGCACCCATCCGTGTCAGTGAAAATGATCGTTTTGATGTATTTGGAAAGGTCGTAGAAACCGGCAGCGCCACAGATTTATCTATCTAA
- a CDS encoding helix-turn-helix domain-containing protein, translated as MYYDLNEKTTVVYMFICNFNREHGYSPTVREIGKHVGLKSTSSVQAYLKKLEECGYSARLKDCPRTIKIC; from the coding sequence ATGTATTATGATTTGAATGAGAAAACGACAGTTGTGTATATGTTTATTTGCAATTTTAACCGGGAACATGGGTATTCTCCGACAGTCAGAGAGATAGGAAAGCATGTAGGACTGAAATCCACATCAAGCGTTCAGGCATATCTTAAAAAACTGGAGGAATGTGGCTATAGTGCAAGACTCAAGGACTGCCCACGTACAATTAAGATTTGTTAG
- a CDS encoding helix-turn-helix domain-containing protein codes for MMMEVGQRIQDIRIENEVTGAQLGACLGINGNQVSRIETGVARCSIYQLVLICQEFGCSADYLLFGKKNTGMSKEQTELITRLYESIQNRP; via the coding sequence ATGATGATGGAGGTTGGACAGAGGATACAGGATATCCGTATTGAAAATGAGGTGACAGGGGCACAGCTTGGAGCCTGTCTTGGAATAAATGGGAACCAGGTGTCTCGGATTGAAACAGGAGTTGCCAGATGTTCTATTTATCAGCTTGTTTTGATATGCCAAGAGTTTGGCTGCTCCGCTGATTACCTTCTATTTGGTAAGAAGAATACTGGCATGTCCAAGGAGCAGACGGAGCTTATTACCAGATTGTATGAGAGTATACAGAATCGTCCTTGA
- a CDS encoding recombinase family protein, whose product MRRKGRNKKPLMTNPTRCIVILSLDEQHNEIKAEEAENRQLNRIREFTKQNNLIPVAIVRRGIMGRVVYNRYFSGAIECMRQGKAEVVVCVNMDTIYYGIADAYYRVGLIKEAGFRIFTVDEKEPMMHLYMPPKKGVFTDED is encoded by the coding sequence ATGAGAAGAAAAGGCAGAAATAAGAAACCACTGATGACAAATCCAACAAGATGTATTGTTATTTTGTCATTAGATGAGCAGCACAATGAAATAAAAGCTGAAGAGGCAGAGAACAGGCAGTTGAACAGAATCAGGGAATTTACAAAACAGAATAATCTTATCCCAGTGGCGATTGTCAGACGTGGAATAATGGGACGAGTGGTTTATAATCGCTACTTCAGTGGTGCAATAGAGTGTATGAGGCAGGGAAAGGCTGAAGTTGTTGTATGCGTAAATATGGATACAATTTATTATGGAATAGCAGATGCATATTACAGAGTTGGACTTATTAAGGAGGCAGGCTTTCGTATATTTACAGTAGATGAGAAGGAGCCGATGATGCACCTGTATATGCCACCAAAGAAGGGGGTGTTCACAGATGAAGATTAG
- a CDS encoding type II toxin-antitoxin system PemK/MazF family toxin: MKIRRNMVIWAELKNQGKCVQTGIRPCVVISNNTANAHSPVFTVMPGTTQDKKKDFPVHVKVTAKDVNGRLYKDTFFMGEQMCTIGERQIINVFGEIKDEGVIQQINEVIVRELALDNENLNRGEQNVLDNGQQ, encoded by the coding sequence ATGAAGATTAGAAGAAATATGGTGATATGGGCAGAACTAAAAAATCAGGGTAAGTGTGTGCAGACAGGAATCAGACCTTGTGTAGTTATTAGCAACAATACAGCCAATGCACATTCACCGGTATTTACTGTAATGCCTGGAACAACGCAGGATAAGAAGAAGGATTTTCCGGTACATGTGAAGGTCACAGCTAAGGATGTGAATGGAAGGCTTTACAAGGATACGTTTTTTATGGGAGAGCAGATGTGTACGATAGGAGAGCGTCAGATCATAAATGTATTTGGTGAGATAAAGGATGAGGGTGTCATTCAGCAGATCAATGAGGTCATTGTGAGGGAATTGGCGTTGGATAATGAAAATTTGAATAGGGGGGAACAGAATGTGCTTGATAACGGACAACAGTAA
- a CDS encoding helix-turn-helix domain-containing protein, with protein MCLITDNSKEVQGQVPIYQKVTLTIKEAAEYSNIGINRIESLLRAPRCPFVLYVGKKKLVKRKEFEKFISENIEI; from the coding sequence ATGTGCTTGATAACGGACAACAGTAAAGAAGTGCAGGGACAGGTGCCTATTTATCAGAAAGTAACGCTCACAATAAAAGAGGCGGCAGAATATTCCAATATAGGAATAAATAGAATTGAAAGCTTGCTTAGAGCACCAAGATGTCCGTTTGTGTTATATGTAGGAAAAAAGAAACTGGTGAAACGGAAGGAGTTTGAGAAGTTTATATCCGAGAATATTGAAATATAA
- a CDS encoding site-specific integrase: MGKSLKGKELGVGISQQTNGLYVARFTDRFGRRKSKRFKKLQECRQWIADATYIDEHSDLENATDMLVDAWFEYWIDLKKKTVRPNTVRNYSERYERNIKNVIENKLLTEVKPIHCQKIFSDMADEGYKTTTIYQTRIALYNMLEFAKENEVIITNPCKKSVKSDIGKPSDKKEALTIDDQRRFLAAAKGQSYEYQYRFALQTGLRTGELVGLKWEDINFERKTLTIERSMEFRYKVGEWRVGPPKSKSGYRTIPLTDEAICILKAQKEKNRKIKVIDKEWADTVFLCRKGQPVKNSTYDTALFKICDKAGIKRFSMHVLRHTFATRCIEGGMMPKTLQKILGHSNIGITMNLYVHITEEEKQKEIDLVAEALKAGVAI; encoded by the coding sequence ATGGGAAAAAGCTTAAAAGGTAAGGAACTGGGTGTCGGAATTTCTCAGCAGACGAATGGCCTTTATGTGGCTAGATTTACTGATAGATTTGGACGAAGAAAATCTAAACGTTTTAAGAAACTGCAGGAATGCAGACAATGGATAGCAGATGCAACATATATTGATGAACATAGTGATTTAGAGAATGCTACAGACATGCTTGTGGATGCGTGGTTTGAATATTGGATCGATCTAAAGAAAAAGACAGTGAGACCCAATACGGTTCGTAATTATTCCGAACGTTATGAAAGAAATATCAAGAACGTGATAGAAAATAAACTTCTTACAGAAGTGAAACCGATACATTGTCAGAAAATATTTTCAGATATGGCGGATGAAGGATATAAGACGACAACCATTTATCAGACTAGAATTGCATTGTATAACATGTTAGAGTTTGCAAAGGAAAACGAAGTTATAATAACAAATCCTTGTAAGAAATCGGTGAAGAGTGATATTGGCAAGCCATCAGATAAAAAAGAGGCTCTTACAATTGATGATCAAAGGCGTTTCCTTGCGGCAGCTAAAGGACAGAGTTATGAGTATCAGTATAGATTTGCGTTGCAGACGGGACTTAGAACAGGAGAGCTTGTTGGTCTAAAGTGGGAAGATATTAATTTTGAAAGGAAGACTCTTACAATCGAAAGATCAATGGAGTTTAGGTACAAAGTTGGTGAGTGGAGAGTTGGACCGCCTAAAAGCAAGTCTGGATACAGGACAATACCACTTACGGACGAAGCAATTTGTATTCTTAAGGCTCAAAAAGAAAAGAACAGAAAAATCAAAGTGATAGATAAAGAGTGGGCTGATACAGTGTTCCTTTGCAGAAAGGGGCAACCTGTAAAAAATAGCACTTATGATACAGCTTTATTTAAAATTTGCGATAAAGCAGGAATCAAGCGTTTTTCGATGCATGTATTAAGACATACTTTTGCAACTAGATGTATTGAAGGTGGAATGATGCCAAAAACCTTACAGAAAATATTGGGACACTCTAATATTGGTATCACTATGAATTTGTATGTTCATATAACCGAAGAAGAAAAACAAAAAGAAATAGACCTTGTGGCAGAGGCTTTGAAGGCAGGTGTTGCAATATGA